CACATGGGCGAGGACGACTACACGGTCGAACTCGACGGCGAGGAGTACACGCCTGAGCAGGTCTCGGCGATGATCCTCCAGAAGATCAAGCGCGACGCCGAGGAGTACCTGGGCGACGAAGTGGAGAAGGCGGTCATCACCGTCCCGGCGTACTTCAACGACCGCCAGCGCCAGGCGACCAAGGACGCCGGCGAGATCGCCGGCTTCGAGGTCGAGCGCATCGTCAACGAGCCCACCGCGGCCGCGATGGCCTACGGGCTCGACGACGAGTCCGACCAGACGGTGCTCGTCTACGACCTCGGCGGCGGTACCTTCGACGTCTCCATCCTCGACCTGGGCGGCGGCGTCTACGAGGTCGTCGCGACCAACGGGGACAACAGCCTCGGCGGCGACGACTGGGACCACGCCATCATCGACTATCTGGCCGACGAGTTCGAGGCCGAACACGGCGTGGACCTACGTGACGACCGCCAGGCCCTCCAGCGCCTGACCGAGGCCGCCGAGGAAGCGAAGATCGAGCTCTCCTCGCGCAAGGAGACCCGCATCAACCTGCCGTTCATCGCGACGACCGACGAGGGGCCGCTGGACCTCGAAGAGAAGCTCACCCGCGCGAAGTTCGAGTCGCTGACCGAGGACCTCATCGACCGCACCGTCGGCCCGACGGAGCAGGCCCTCTCCGACGCGGGCTACGAGAAGAGCGACATCGACGAGGTCATCCTCGTCGGTGGCTCCACGCGGATGCCCCAGGTCCAGGAGAGAGTCGAGGAGATGACCGGCCAGGCGCCCCAGAAGAACGTCAACCCCGACGAGGCCGTCGCGCTGGGCGCGGCCATCCAGGGTGGCGTCCTCTCGGGCGACGTCGACGACATCGTCCTGCTGGACGTGACGCCGCTGTCGCTCGGTGTCGAGGTCAAGGGCGGTCTCTTCGAGCGACTCATCGACAAGAACACCACGATTCCCACGGAGGAATCGAAGATCTTCACGACCGCCCAGGCGAACCAGACGCAGGTCCAGATCCGCGTCTTCCAGGGCGAGCGTGAGATCGCCGAGGAGAACGAACTGCTCGGTGCCTTCGCGCTCTCGGGCATCCCGCCGGCCCCCGCCGGCACCCCGCAGATCGAGGTCTCGTTCAACATCGACGAAAACGGCATCGTCAACGTCGAAGCCGAGGAC
This DNA window, taken from Haloarcula ordinaria, encodes the following:
- the dnaK gene encoding molecular chaperone DnaK is translated as MTSNKILGIDLGTTNSAFAVMEGGDPEIIVNGEGDRTTASVVAFDDGERLVGKPAKNQAVKNPDQTVQSIKRHMGEDDYTVELDGEEYTPEQVSAMILQKIKRDAEEYLGDEVEKAVITVPAYFNDRQRQATKDAGEIAGFEVERIVNEPTAAAMAYGLDDESDQTVLVYDLGGGTFDVSILDLGGGVYEVVATNGDNSLGGDDWDHAIIDYLADEFEAEHGVDLRDDRQALQRLTEAAEEAKIELSSRKETRINLPFIATTDEGPLDLEEKLTRAKFESLTEDLIDRTVGPTEQALSDAGYEKSDIDEVILVGGSTRMPQVQERVEEMTGQAPQKNVNPDEAVALGAAIQGGVLSGDVDDIVLLDVTPLSLGVEVKGGLFERLIDKNTTIPTEESKIFTTAQANQTQVQIRVFQGEREIAEENELLGAFALSGIPPAPAGTPQIEVSFNIDENGIVNVEAEDKGSGNKEDITIEGGAGLSDEQIEEMQQEAEEHAEEDEERRKEIEARNEAEASVRRAETLLEENDEQIDDDLKATIEEKIEDVEAVLEDEDAGREDYEEVTEALSEELQEIGKAMYEEQAQQAAGGAAGAGAAGAGPGGAAGAGPGGAAGAGQEGEYVDADFEDVDDEEQDEE